The sequence below is a genomic window from Gossypium hirsutum isolate 1008001.06 chromosome A11, Gossypium_hirsutum_v2.1, whole genome shotgun sequence.
TTCATGCTTCAAATTTTCAAGTTCTTGATCCTGTTACTGGGTATTGGATTTTATTCTGATTGTATATTTGAAAGATAactgttgttgttattattgtctttttttgtttttgtttttttacaaattaaagaTATTATTGATGTAGGAAGCCTTGTAAGATAGGAGTTAAATATCTTGAAGACGGAACTAAGGTGAGAGTGTCTAGAGGTATAGGAGCATCTGGTTCCATAATTCCCCGCCCTGAGATCTTGAAGATGAGGACTACGCCCAGACCAACTGTTGGTAATTTACTTGTGCTTATTGCTTTTCTCCACTTTAGGTGGAATGTGGTCTTTTTATCCCCTTTCTCTTAACCGTATGCAGCACATTCAACAAGAGCAATTCATTAAAAGAAGCATCTCTGCGTTTCCCTTTCTtttaaaacaagtaaaaataaaaatctgcTTGTTGCTGAAAAATATACacgtatgagttgattttccatTCAGTAAGATGTTAACTTAGAAGTCTGTTAATACCAGTTAAGACTTtgaaaacttgtttaactatAGGGTAACATTTAGTCCTTGAATCACTTGGGAGTATTTTTCCGGGATTCAATTTGCTCTTTTTAAGGAAAAGTGTAAGCCATGCAGTTTTATATTGATAATGAACTGGTTAACATACTAACACCTATAAAGGACAATGAAGAGTTGAAAAATATATCTtctgtttgtttgttttgttttttttttttggttccacAACTTGTTAGATGTTTATTATGGGGAAAAACCCATCAGTGCACACGACGAATTTTACATAGCTTTTGGtaattgtatgtatatatgtgataaggtcgcAAAACTACAGTGCTTTCTTTGTTTGTGTTCTTACCCTGCCATAATTGTTATTGCATGCGAGTTCCTTTGCTGCCATAACAGTGCCCAAGTTCTGCATGTTACATAATTCAGCTGTTATGTGTTGCAGCTGGTCCCAAGGATACTCCGATGAATCTTGTACTGGAGAAGACATACGAGCCTAAGTCTGGGAAGGGCATGCCTGAACTTATAAACATATTGAACGACGTGGCCAATGGATTGGGGTCTTCAACTAACTTGTAACCGGGTTGGCAGATATTGCAATTGAAGTTTTTGGATTGCATCCGAGGAGTTTAGgcatttatattcattttttgCACCCGGCAACGGATGAAGATTTTGTAGTATATGAAGCAGAGATGTCTGCAATCAATCTACCCTGCTTTTATGTTGCGGAAAAATGTCTTCTTTgttatttatgattattataatatttaagatTTCATTTTTAATCAATGTAAAATCATAAATCATTCCTCAGAATATATAACCCGTATAGCCACCAATAATTTCGTATGATATAACGCTATTTAGGACTAGAAGGATATACTGTCAGAATAATATGAAAGTTGTGTATAGTGAAAGACAAATAAAAACCATGCCGTTACGATTTCTTGCGATAATGCAAAGATTGTATTTTGAGACAgttaaatagaaaagaaaaataaaataaaataaaaaacttcaaatttaaccgataaaaataattatattagtcATTAACACCCACTGGCAAGAAACGCGTCCTGTTTTGGAACAGTGTGGATGATTTGAGTTTAGTATTTAGAATGtttccataaaaataaaatatccacTTGAACACTTACATAAGAACTGCATGTATTTTCATCAAATGTTCTATAAAATGAAGTAGAATTTTAAACTTCCACATTAAACCACTAAACCAAACCAGTATCTAATGTTTTGAGGTatccaaaaattaaattttgggcCAAAAATCCATCATTTGGGAGTTCAAATGTCAGCTGCAAGGAAGTTCCCTGACAGAGATACCTGGATCGAGAAATCATTCTAAGTCATACTTGTTCTAAAATTTAAGCATTTGGTGTGCCAACATTTCATTGAGAAAAGTTACAGTCTGCATACAAGAGTGTGGTGCCTGAATCAAGGAAAACCTGAGTCAAAACACATACCTTCTCGCCCAGCTTGAATGGTGGAAGACCTTTGTATGGGCATGTACTGCAGCGAAAAGCATCACCTAGTCCACACTGCTCACAAGTTCAAAGCataaagagaaattaccaaaAAGGAAAGAAGTATTAGTCAACATTCCACAGTTTCAAAGCATACAGAAAAGCAGCAGTACAAAGTCCGACTTCAATTTTTACGctttgcttctttttcttttttttttcttttttttttcttttcagtgAAAGATTGAATAGAAAGCAGATTTCAAAAACCGAACAAGTAAAAGCATCAATTAGACAGATTCCGATAGTAACCACTAAACACCACAAATTTGTCATAATTgtaaaatcaatttaaatcaaCCAAACCAAATCAGAGAGAGGAGTATATAACAAGTTTTACATTGCCACAAGCTGATTGAGGATTGTTCAACTGATCAGCACTCAGTTCTAGCTTCTGTACTTTCTCCTCCTGTTCAGCCCTTCCACAAGTGCAGTTCTTGCAGGCTTTCCTTGTGCTTCCCACTTCGCAGTCACCAACTGAAGAAATAgtatatttatgttatatgatattCCTAAAATTTTACTCCTAAAGAATTGACAACCAAAAATTATTGGTCTTGTCAGGTCTTGCCATCTTACCAGTAGGTAATTGGGGTTTCTTCAAATCCTCTTCAGTTAAGAGGGAATCTTCATCAATGAGATCTGAGTCATCGTCCATCTGAATTTTCAATGGACTTTTCACGGTCTTCTTGATAGCAAAAGAAGATCCAATCTTCCAAGATGGCTTCTTAGCCTTAATCTAATAGAGGCAATGTTTTCGATAGTTAGTTTTATCAAAAACTCCCATTAGGTAATATAAAGCTGAATTTGAAATGAACAACAAAATTAAGATAACATGCCTAAAGCAGAATTTGACCATTACACATACAAATTGAGgaaaacaaaataattacaattgactaattaaaattgataaatctATCAATCAACTAACATCAGAACAGAAGGATTTTTTTACTTAGGCAAGGAGGGATCAGAAACCTAGCTCAGAAAACCCTGGATACACATGCTGCATGCACCTGTAAGAAGTATTAAACCTAAAAAGGTGAATAAAATATGCACTCACCCCTACAGTGTGAGcaatttttttaagttgaaaacGTTCCCCTTCTAGAAATCCTGCCAATAGCAACTTGCGCTCCAAAGCAGACAATGCCTACATGAACCACTAGTAAGTTGTCTTTACTACAATTCCATCAAATTCATAAAACCACAACACACTTACCGTCTCTACTTCACTTATCTCAATCTGAAAACTTCGATAAACCACCAGTTTCCCACCAGGAGTCATAACTCTAAAGATTTCGGCATACAACTCATCAACCGGGAATTCAACTGACCTAGTGAAGAAAATGACCTGGTCTACATAGGATGATTGCAATGGCAGACGAGCTGAAGTAACCCGAGAAGAAAACATATGTTCAAACATGAGTAATAAAGCCAGCAACTAAAACATCAAAAGATTGGAGTAGAAGAAAGTTAAAAGGGCATGAGAAAGTCGAAACTTTTCACTAAAGAGGGATGAAATATAATTGTTGCCTTTACTATTTATTTTAGTTTCAAAGTGAATTAAGATATTTTCTATTcatcaaaaatcaaattttaactatatatatgt
It includes:
- the LOC107924779 gene encoding anamorsin homolog, giving the protein MDLRSERSTALVVTDDASYARNALEAIWSSENEDQKRLDPLIIFQTSSLARLPLQSSYVDQVIFFTRSVEFPVDELYAEIFRVMTPGGKLVVYRSFQIEISEVETALSALERKLLLAGFLEGERFQLKKIAHTVGIKAKKPSWKIGSSFAIKKTVKSPLKIQMDDDSDLIDEDSLLTEEDLKKPQLPTVGDCEVGSTRKACKNCTCGRAEQEEKVQKLELSADQLNNPQSACGNCGLGDAFRCSTCPYKGLPPFKLGEKVSLSGNFLAADI